The window GCGAAATACCCACACATGAGGAGATGCAGAACCTTATATATTCACGCCACACCCCGAAGATTGCAGACAGGATGGCAAAAGCAAGAATCGCAGTTTGCGGTCTGGGCGGACTGGGGTCAAACATAGCCCTGAACCTCGCCAGAATGGGCGTGGGATATCTGCGGCTGATAGATTTTGACGTGGTTGAACCTTCGAACCTGAACCGCCAGCAGTATTTTGTAGATCAGCTGGGCATGAAAAAGACAGATGCCACTCTGCAAAACCTTAAGCGTGTTAACCCGTATATCGAATACGACATCCACGATCTTTATATCACCAAAGATAACGTTAAGGGACTGTTTGACGGATGCGATGTTATCATCGAGGCGTTCGACAGTGCCGTAAACAAGGCAATGCTAATCTCCACCGCCGCAAATGCTTATCCGGACTCATTTATCATTGGGGCATCGGGTCTGGCGGGGCTTGGCAGTTTCAAGGAATTTAGGGTGGTAAAAGCGGGAAAAAACGTGCATATTGTAGGTGATTTCACATCCGAGGCGGCCGTTGGCAGAGGGCTTATGGCAACAAGGGTTGTGATTGCCGCAGGTATTCAGGCAAACCTCGCCGTGCGGCTTATTCTTGGCGAAACGGAGGCATAATCATGAAAATAATTCTTAACGGTGACGCTGTAGAGCTTGAAAGAGCATATACCATCAGCGAACTGATAACAAAATACGATATGAAAAAAGAGACTGTTGTTGTTGAGCTGAACGGCGACCTGCCGGACAAAGCCACCTATGACGACACCTTCACCAAAGAGGGCGACAAAATCGAACTTATCAGATTTGTCGGCGGGGGCTGATAGACTTTTCTCAGCTTAAATCACTTGTCACATCGCCAACCAACGTTTAAAATATCCCTATGCGAGGGGATATGGAAGAAAAACATGAAAATCAATGTGTGGTTGAAGGGTGTGAGTTGAAACGTTCTATTCTTCATAATAAATGTGTCGTTCATTGTGCTAAAGGCAGTCCATCAGGACTTTCACCAAACTACTTCGCAAACCAATTTAATGAATATTTAAAGTGCAGAATATCTAGTTCTTCTCAAGGAGTCTGTACTCTTAACTCAGTTGTTTTTCCACATGATTGGTCTGATGATTATGATTCTTTATTTCGTGATTTTGACAAGAACATAATAATCGAATGGAAAGATTGCTCATTTAATTATAATTTTTTACCTAGAATTAAAACTAATTTTACAAACTGCTCATTCAACAATAGTTTTTCTCATGATGATGAGCTTAACAATATGAACTTATCTTTCATTAACTGCACTTTTAATGGGGATTTTAAACTTGAACATATTAAATCATTATCTTTGTATTTCCAAAAATGCCGCTTTAAAAACGAATTTATCATTTTTGATTGTTCGATTGAACATTTCACTCTTTTAGATTCTAATTTTAATCTTTCAGCAAAAATTTCTCAAAGCTCTTTAGGTGTAAATGAATGTATTCCTCGCATAATCAATTCAATTTTTAC of the Seleniivibrio woodruffii genome contains:
- the thiS gene encoding sulfur carrier protein ThiS translates to MKIILNGDAVELERAYTISELITKYDMKKETVVVELNGDLPDKATYDDTFTKEGDKIELIRFVGGG
- the thiF gene encoding sulfur carrier protein ThiS adenylyltransferase ThiF translates to MKVLINDNEYFLADDALSGAGADLVKPDADVIIHNGFIAGRQSPLKDGDTLYLIKRGEIPTHEEMQNLIYSRHTPKIADRMAKARIAVCGLGGLGSNIALNLARMGVGYLRLIDFDVVEPSNLNRQQYFVDQLGMKKTDATLQNLKRVNPYIEYDIHDLYITKDNVKGLFDGCDVIIEAFDSAVNKAMLISTAANAYPDSFIIGASGLAGLGSFKEFRVVKAGKNVHIVGDFTSEAAVGRGLMATRVVIAAGIQANLAVRLILGETEA